The following are encoded in a window of Flavobacterium psychrotrophum genomic DNA:
- the lptB gene encoding LPS export ABC transporter ATP-binding protein, whose protein sequence is MKLRADNLIKTYKGRSVVKGISVEVNQGEIVGLLGPNGAGKTTSFYMIVGLVKPNSGKIYLDQMEITDFPMYKRAQNGIGYLAQEASVFRKLSIEDNILSVLQLTNLSKKEQVAKMESLIEEFSLEHIRTNRGDLLSGGERRRTEIARALATDPKFILLDEPFAGVDPVAVEDIQRIVAQLKDKNIGILITDHNVQETLAITDKTYLMFEGGILKAGIPEDLASDEMVRKVYLGQNFELRKKKIDFHKPKPGKEETVTTDKENTATE, encoded by the coding sequence ATGAAGCTAAGGGCAGATAACCTTATAAAAACATACAAAGGCCGCAGTGTTGTAAAAGGCATTTCGGTAGAGGTAAACCAGGGCGAAATCGTGGGGTTGCTGGGGCCTAACGGTGCCGGTAAAACTACATCGTTCTACATGATCGTGGGGCTGGTAAAGCCTAACAGCGGCAAGATTTACCTGGACCAGATGGAAATTACCGATTTCCCGATGTACAAGCGCGCGCAAAACGGCATTGGCTACCTGGCACAGGAAGCGTCGGTTTTTCGTAAACTGAGCATTGAAGATAATATACTGAGCGTACTACAGCTTACCAACCTTTCTAAAAAAGAGCAGGTAGCTAAGATGGAATCGCTTATAGAGGAGTTTAGCCTGGAACACATTCGTACCAACAGGGGCGACCTTTTGAGTGGGGGCGAACGCCGCCGTACCGAGATAGCACGTGCACTGGCTACCGACCCTAAGTTTATCTTGCTGGATGAGCCTTTTGCAGGGGTAGACCCTGTGGCGGTAGAAGACATTCAGCGTATTGTGGCGCAGCTAAAAGATAAGAATATTGGTATCCTGATAACTGACCACAACGTGCAGGAAACCCTTGCCATTACAGATAAGACCTACCTGATGTTTGAGGGTGGTATATTAAAAGCGGGCATACCCGAAGACCTTGCCAGCGACGAAATGGTGCGTAAGGTATACCTGGGGCAAAACTTTGAACTTCGTAAAAAGAAAATCGACTTCCATAAGCCTAAACCGGGTAAAGAAGAAACGGTTACAACAGATAAAGAAAATACAGCTACCGAATAA
- a CDS encoding carboxymuconolactone decarboxylase family protein: MADLVQEFNDYRQKMNERLLADDNKVIKRIFNLDTNAYMPGALDVKTKELLGLVASAVLRCDDCVKYHLETSHKEGLTKAEVMEALSIATLVGGTIVVPHLRRAYEFWEALEANAAGE, from the coding sequence ATGGCCGATTTAGTACAGGAATTTAACGACTACCGCCAGAAGATGAACGAAAGGCTTCTGGCTGATGATAATAAAGTGATCAAGCGTATTTTTAACCTTGATACCAATGCTTATATGCCGGGTGCACTTGATGTTAAAACCAAGGAGTTACTGGGCCTTGTGGCAAGCGCCGTGCTGCGTTGCGACGACTGTGTAAAATACCATCTTGAAACCAGCCATAAAGAGGGCCTTACTAAAGCTGAGGTTATGGAAGCCCTGAGTATAGCCACACTGGTGGGGGGGACTATTGTTGTACCGCACCTGCGCCGTGCCTACGAATTTTGGGAAGCGCTGGAAGCAAACGCCGCCGGCGAATAA
- the tatC gene encoding twin-arginine translocase subunit TatC, producing MAKNKNTGGEMSFLDHLEELRWILVRSCAAILIGAVVAFVFSREIFDDIIFAPKRADFITYRIFCDLANKYDLDKSFCVTELPFAVISRTMDGQFSTDIWTAITAGLILAFPFILWQVWKFIAPALYDNERKNAVSFIVFTSLLFFLGVLFGYYLIMPLSINFLANYTISKEVINNVDLDSYLSLIKTTVISCGLVFEMPIIIYFLAKLGLVTASFLRKYRRYALVIILIVAAVVTPPDVVSQMTVTIPLVILYEASILIAARMNKTPKTTE from the coding sequence ATGGCAAAAAACAAAAATACAGGTGGCGAAATGTCGTTCCTGGACCATCTTGAAGAGCTTCGATGGATATTAGTGCGCAGCTGCGCCGCAATTCTTATAGGGGCTGTTGTGGCTTTTGTTTTTAGCCGTGAAATATTTGATGACATCATCTTTGCGCCTAAGCGTGCTGACTTTATTACCTACCGCATTTTTTGCGACCTGGCTAATAAGTATGACCTCGATAAAAGCTTTTGTGTTACAGAGCTTCCGTTTGCAGTTATAAGCCGTACTATGGATGGGCAGTTTAGTACCGATATCTGGACAGCCATTACCGCCGGCCTTATCCTTGCATTTCCGTTCATACTATGGCAGGTATGGAAGTTTATAGCACCTGCCCTGTATGATAATGAGCGTAAAAACGCGGTTTCTTTCATCGTGTTTACATCATTGTTGTTTTTTCTGGGCGTGCTTTTTGGGTACTACCTCATAATGCCGCTGTCTATTAACTTCCTTGCTAATTATACCATTAGTAAAGAGGTAATAAACAATGTAGACCTTGATTCTTACCTTAGCCTTATAAAAACTACTGTAATATCGTGCGGGCTCGTGTTTGAGATGCCCATAATTATTTACTTCCTGGCTAAACTGGGGCTGGTAACGGCATCATTTTTGCGCAAGTACCGCCGTTATGCACTGGTAATAATATTAATTGTGGCTGCGGTTGTTACCCCGCCCGATGTGGTAAGCCAGATGACGGTAACCATACCGCTGGTTATACTGTATGAAGCAAGTATACTGATAGCTGCACGAATGAACAAAACCCCTAAAACTACCGAATAG
- a CDS encoding KpsF/GutQ family sugar-phosphate isomerase, with the protein MIDTEAILAAARKTILSESESIAALAQYIDNDFTQSVEHIYNCTGRTVITGIGKSALIAAKIVATLNSTGTPSLFLHAAEAIHGDLGMVQPGDVVICISKSGNSPEIKALVPLLKRGGNILIGMTANKNSYLGKESDLVLHAYVEQEACPLNLAPTNSTTAQLVLGDALAVCLMEMRNFTAEDFAKYHPGGALGKKLLLRVADMLDASRMPQVSPDDSVKVAIHEISEKRLGVTAVVENGTVTGVITDGDIRRMLNDRDNIAGVTAKDVMTKNPKTITSFDMVADAFNIMENHAITQLVVVDGGEYKGILHLHDILKEGIV; encoded by the coding sequence TTGATAGATACTGAAGCAATACTGGCCGCCGCCAGAAAAACTATACTTTCTGAAAGTGAGAGCATTGCTGCACTGGCGCAATATATTGACAACGATTTTACCCAAAGCGTAGAACATATATACAACTGCACAGGCCGTACCGTTATTACAGGTATTGGTAAGAGTGCTCTTATAGCGGCTAAGATCGTGGCTACCCTAAACAGTACCGGAACCCCATCACTTTTTTTGCATGCTGCCGAAGCCATACATGGCGACCTGGGCATGGTGCAGCCCGGCGATGTGGTTATTTGTATCTCTAAAAGCGGTAACAGTCCCGAAATTAAAGCCCTTGTTCCATTACTTAAACGTGGGGGCAATATACTTATTGGCATGACAGCCAATAAAAATTCATACCTTGGCAAAGAATCTGATTTGGTACTTCATGCGTATGTAGAACAGGAGGCCTGTCCGCTAAACCTGGCACCTACAAACAGCACTACGGCGCAGCTGGTACTGGGCGATGCCCTTGCCGTTTGCCTTATGGAGATGCGCAACTTTACTGCCGAAGATTTTGCTAAGTACCACCCGGGTGGTGCGCTGGGCAAAAAGTTGCTGCTGCGTGTTGCCGATATGCTCGATGCGTCGCGTATGCCGCAGGTTAGCCCCGATGACAGTGTTAAAGTTGCCATACACGAAATATCTGAAAAGCGCCTGGGTGTAACCGCAGTGGTTGAAAATGGCACTGTAACCGGTGTAATAACCGATGGTGATATAAGGCGCATGCTTAACGACCGCGACAACATTGCAGGCGTTACCGCTAAAGATGTAATGACTAAGAACCCAAAAACAATAACATCATTTGATATGGTGGCCGATGCCTTTAATATTATGGAAAACCATGCCATTACCCAGCTTGTGGTAGTAGACGGCGGCGAGTACAAAGGCATACTGCACCTGCACGATATCTTAAAAGAAGGAATAGTATAA